Proteins from one Chloroflexota bacterium genomic window:
- a CDS encoding methylated-DNA--[protein]-cysteine S-methyltransferase codes for MQQLTIEQIATPIGAVVIISSPQGVVYLDFGDNQARCQRLLSQRYGQFALILASQNLWADAVASYFAGDLRALDPIAVDLAGSEFQRKVWLALREIGVGQTMSYGELAAKVGTPSAARAVGMTNGQNPISLVLPCHRVIGANKSLTGYAGGLERKRWLLRHEGAQFKDTPAQASFELV; via the coding sequence ATGCAACAGTTAACTATCGAACAAATCGCAACGCCGATTGGCGCTGTCGTGATTATTAGCAGCCCTCAAGGCGTAGTCTATTTGGATTTTGGCGATAACCAAGCCCGCTGCCAACGCTTACTCAGCCAACGTTATGGCCAATTTGCGCTCATTCTCGCCAGCCAAAATCTGTGGGCCGATGCAGTTGCTAGCTATTTTGCAGGCGATCTGCGGGCGCTCGATCCGATTGCGGTCGATCTAGCAGGCAGCGAGTTTCAGCGCAAAGTTTGGTTGGCACTACGCGAAATCGGGGTTGGTCAAACGATGAGCTATGGCGAGTTGGCGGCCAAAGTTGGCACACCCAGCGCTGCTCGGGCGGTTGGCATGACCAATGGCCAAAACCCAATTAGCTTGGTGCTGCCCTGCCATCGGGTGATCGGAGCCAACAAAAGCCTGACTGGTTATGCTGGTGGTTTGGAACGCAAACGCTGGTTGCTGCGCCACGAAGGTGCTCAATTTAAAGATACGCCTGCCCAAGCGAGTTTTGAATTAGTGTGA
- a CDS encoding helix-turn-helix domain-containing protein yields the protein MMLTETEPNLPSHNEMVAHMLQSDASYNGKFITAVKTTGIYCLPSCRARKPKPENVEFFSNPNAAQGAGYRACKLCRPDDFYRGFDPEEHLTEQLIEAVLAQPAAFADVKAMAQTAGVGQTKLFELLRVYYHTTPADLLLRARIEAACGLLLNTEQTIIAIANEVGFDSLSSFNENFRKHTMLTPSEYRRIAETGRFSLALPNDYPSRQILGQLGRDPVSLTDRVVEQTWHSTCRLNEQTGVLIAVAITPTTAECRIVEQPPLTPSDVATIHSHVIAGLGLTNDPSRFEAHVAKSPALLPLIEQQRGLRMPLVHNPFDALVWAILGQQISLAVAYRLRQRLTELVGQQLNEDFYLAPTPDAIAQLTVEQLLPLGFSNAKARYLIDTAQAIVAESLPLASYHRKSATRIERELLALRGIGPWTAQYVLMRSFGFSDCVPVGDSGLTSSLQAFFQLEQRPDRSTTLALMAAFSPYRSLATFHLWQRLKPM from the coding sequence ATGATGTTAACTGAAACCGAGCCAAACCTGCCAAGCCATAACGAAATGGTTGCCCACATGCTGCAATCGGATGCCAGCTATAACGGCAAATTTATTACGGCAGTCAAAACTACGGGCATTTATTGTTTGCCAAGTTGCCGCGCCCGCAAGCCCAAGCCTGAGAATGTTGAATTTTTTAGCAACCCCAACGCAGCTCAAGGGGCGGGCTATCGCGCTTGCAAATTGTGCCGACCAGATGATTTTTATCGTGGTTTTGATCCTGAAGAACATTTGACTGAGCAATTGATTGAAGCGGTGTTGGCCCAACCAGCCGCATTTGCCGATGTTAAGGCCATGGCTCAAACTGCGGGCGTTGGCCAAACCAAATTATTTGAACTGCTGCGGGTCTATTACCACACGACCCCTGCCGATTTGCTGTTACGAGCGCGAATTGAGGCCGCTTGTGGTTTATTGCTCAACACCGAGCAAACGATTATTGCGATCGCCAACGAAGTGGGCTTTGATAGCTTATCGAGCTTCAACGAAAACTTTCGCAAACACACCATGCTCACGCCTAGCGAATATCGGCGTATAGCTGAAACTGGGCGATTTAGCCTTGCCTTGCCCAACGATTATCCTAGCCGCCAAATTTTAGGCCAGCTTGGGCGCGATCCAGTTAGCCTAACCGATCGGGTGGTCGAGCAAACATGGCACAGCACCTGTCGCTTAAATGAGCAAACTGGGGTGTTAATCGCAGTTGCAATCACCCCAACCACGGCTGAATGCAGGATTGTGGAGCAACCACCATTAACGCCCAGCGACGTTGCCACGATTCACAGCCATGTTATTGCAGGTTTGGGTTTAACCAACGATCCCAGCCGCTTCGAGGCTCATGTTGCCAAATCGCCGGCATTATTGCCATTAATTGAGCAACAACGTGGTTTGCGTATGCCCTTGGTGCATAATCCATTTGATGCCTTGGTTTGGGCAATTTTGGGTCAGCAAATTTCGCTGGCGGTGGCTTATCGCTTGCGCCAACGCCTTACTGAGCTGGTTGGGCAACAATTAAATGAGGATTTTTATCTTGCGCCAACGCCCGATGCAATTGCCCAATTAACCGTTGAGCAACTGCTACCCTTGGGCTTTTCCAACGCCAAGGCCCGCTATTTAATTGATACAGCGCAGGCGATTGTTGCTGAAAGTTTGCCCTTAGCGAGCTATCACCGCAAATCGGCCACACGGATCGAGCGCGAACTATTAGCGTTGCGGGGCATCGGCCCATGGACAGCCCAATATGTGTTGATGCGTTCGTTTGGCTTTAGCGATTGTGTGCCAGTGGGCGATAGTGGCCTGACCAGCAGCTTACAGGCATTTTTCCAGCTTGAGCAACGCCCAGATCGCTCGACAACCCTCGCTTTGATGGCGGCATTTAGCCCCTATCGCAGCCTAGCGACATTTCATTTATGGCAACGTTTGAAACCAATGTAA